One segment of Roseovarius sp. EL26 DNA contains the following:
- the nirK gene encoding copper-containing nitrite reductase, with amino-acid sequence MITRRTALLGTAFLASAPALIKAASAEEIMDTSGAEPVDLSALKRVKHKLVKPPFVHPHEQVATGDPVIHEFEMKIIEKEIQVDDDAYLQAMTFNGSVPGPLMVVHEGDYVELTLYNPPENLMQHNIDFHAATGALGGGSLTLVNPGEKTVLRFKATRPGTFVYHCAPGGPMIPWHVVSGMSGAIMILPRDGLSDHNGKSVSYDRVFYIGENDFYIPKDADGNYKRYEDVGESYPETLDVMNGLIPTHVTFNGKVGALTGDNALTAKQGENVLFIHSQANRDSRPHLIGGHGDLVWEAGKFNNIPERDLETWFIRGGSAGAALYEFLQPGVYAYVNHNLIEAVNLGATAHVVVEGQWNNDLMAQVVAPTEYDVMHEGRTALP; translated from the coding sequence ATGATCACAAGAAGAACAGCACTATTGGGAACCGCATTTCTTGCATCGGCGCCTGCGCTGATAAAAGCAGCAAGCGCTGAGGAAATCATGGATACCTCGGGCGCCGAACCGGTTGATCTGTCAGCCTTGAAACGGGTCAAACACAAGCTGGTGAAGCCTCCATTTGTGCATCCACATGAGCAAGTCGCAACCGGTGATCCGGTGATCCATGAATTTGAAATGAAAATCATCGAAAAGGAAATCCAGGTCGATGATGATGCTTATCTGCAGGCCATGACTTTCAATGGGTCCGTTCCCGGCCCTCTGATGGTTGTACATGAGGGTGATTATGTCGAGTTGACACTCTATAATCCGCCAGAGAACCTGATGCAGCACAACATTGATTTTCACGCCGCAACTGGCGCGCTTGGCGGTGGGTCTTTAACTCTGGTGAACCCCGGTGAAAAAACCGTGCTTCGGTTCAAGGCCACTCGCCCCGGTACATTTGTTTACCATTGCGCTCCCGGTGGCCCGATGATCCCATGGCACGTGGTGTCAGGCATGTCCGGTGCCATCATGATCCTGCCTCGCGATGGGTTGAGCGATCACAACGGCAAATCTGTTTCTTATGATCGAGTGTTTTATATCGGCGAGAATGACTTCTACATTCCCAAGGATGCAGACGGCAATTACAAGCGCTACGAAGATGTCGGCGAAAGCTATCCCGAGACATTGGACGTGATGAACGGATTGATCCCTACCCATGTCACCTTCAACGGCAAAGTCGGCGCATTAACTGGCGACAACGCACTGACGGCCAAGCAAGGCGAAAATGTCTTGTTCATCCACAGTCAGGCCAACCGCGATAGCCGTCCCCACTTGATTGGTGGTCATGGTGACCTGGTCTGGGAAGCGGGCAAGTTCAACAACATCCCAGAGCGCGATCTTGAAACCTGGTTTATTCGCGGCGGATCGGCCGGTGCGGCGCTCTATGAGTTCCTGCAACCCGGCGTCTACGCCTACGTGAATCATAACCTGATCGAAGCTGTTAATCTTGGTGCGACTGCGCACGTCGTTGTCGAAGGCCAATGGAACAACGACCTGATGGCTCAAGTTGTTGCACCAACTGAATATGACGTAATGCACGAAGGGCGTACTGCCCTGCCATAA